The segment tttgggGTCaccggtgagctggagcctatcccagctgaggtGGGGTTACACcatggattggtcgccagccaatcgcaggacacataaagacaaataaGTATTCACACTAATAAGGATTTCTTTCAATTTCAAATGTATACGCCAACTcacctttgtttttgtctttaccTATGCCCAACATTGCGAGACCAGCCACCATGACTTCGTGGTGGGCACAGCAAAGGAAGCCGCTGTGTACTGGCAGGGAGGACGATGACGGcggtttggttttctttttattcttcttctttagaCCTGATGCTGCAGGAACAGAAACACACGAGTTCATTTTCAGGAAGTTGACCATTTTGTTTGAACGCATCCATTTTCGGGCAAATTCCAGCGCTCAAAAGTTACAAAAAGATTTTCCCCTGACACCAACGTCACTGATCCCATGCAGGAAAGGGAACagaaagtcggccattttggtttgaagcagagaTTTTGGGGCAAATTTAAGTGTTCGAATGTGAGAAAACAATTAGcccccaacaccagtttcactgatccACACAAAATTGCGTAGACGTAATCCGTTTTTACACGACAcacgaaaaaaaagaaatcacaaatTTTAAGAGGAAAGTTGTCCATTTTAGACAAATTCCAGGGTTTGCTCTGTTGCGAACGTCTACTGGAAAAATTGCCCAAAAGAACtatcctagacagatgggcaacaCTAAATTGTGAAGCTTTTTTGCCTCCACCGCGAAATGTGGCCACAGCTTGGTGatcatcattttgaggattctccaaaaagggggaaaaaaagcctccAACACCCATTTCACTgatgaacatgaaatatttgttccatcataacaggatgcacaaaaatgtctcaaggacaTATGTCTGAAATTTAACAgaaatcaatttattttggttcgaagcagccattttatgtCAAATTCAAGTGTTTGaaagttttgtaaaaaaaatgcccCTGACAACAGTTTAGCCAATCCACACGAAAATGGGTGCacaggatgcatgaaaaagtctcaaggacccatggaGAAAAGTGAACAGGAGGTCGGCCAATTGGGTTGAATTGCAGGGCTCGTACTGACAAACTTcaacttaataaaaaaattaaagcacTTTCTTTGAAAATGTCCATTgcaattgacatttttttcacacctCTTCAGAGCCCTTGGAAGTTTGAACCCAAAGTTAATAAGCTAAATGAattgatgagaaaaaaatgttaactgACTGCTATTGGAGGAGACCAGACGACTCTCGGACTGCACCAGCGCCGCGTTGGACAGGAACACCAGTCTGCGGTACAGCTCGCCGTCCTCCCCTCTGACGTTCTCCACGCAGTACTCGCCGCTATGCTCGCTCACGCCCCTACTCACCTCTTCCCGCCAACCCAGGTCGCCGCCCACAGACAGAAACGGGACCTGATCAgagatttttgaaaaaaaaacaaaaaacaaaacgcatCCTGTTAACATCCTCACAGCCTGTTTGTCCGTCAATTCACAGCATTCACCTGCTGGTTGTCCGGCATTCCTGGCGGGGCCAAGTCCATCACCATGGGCGAAAGCTCCGACTGGACCGCCTGCATGTCGGCGTACTCTTGATTCCTATGCATGGCCACGATTACTAGGCGGCGAAAGTTGGCACTGGCTGCCAGTTGCCGCCGGCCCTCGCTGGAGCTGTAGAGCCATGCCGTCTCGCTGCCTTGAGGCACTGTAAGAGACGAGCAGGTTAAAGGATTGCGGATAGTGCAGACACCTACCGAGCTATACAAGAactacagtgttcccccgctcTATCACGGTTCATCCTTCGCACCCCTCGCTATAGCGCCGATTTTTCATATTATATAGAAATATTCACATTACGAACATATCAGACTTACAAACACTTCtctgttaaaaatatattttgaatacttccaaaattccaaatttagagttgcattCCTTCAATGTTGTAAAGTGGAAGTTATTTGAAGATTttacaattactgtaacatctaaGCTCATGTCCATTAGTCCGTCTATAGTGTTTTGTATTACAGGTTAGCATTTAGTTGGCGGCGTTTCATTGATGAAATATGTTTCATTGAACCTTTTggtttttaaatacaaccccaattccaatgaagttgggacgttgtgtcaaacataaataaaaacagaatacaatgatttgcaaatcatgttcaacctatatttaattgaatacactacaaagacaagatatttaatgttaaaactgataaactttattgtttttagcaaataatcattaacttggaattttatggctgcaacactttccaaaaaagctgggacaggtggcaaaaaaagactgagaaagtggaggaatgttcatcaaacacctgtttggaacatcccacaggtgaacaggctcattgggaacaggtgggtgccatgattgggtataaaaggagcttccctgaattgctcattcattcacaagcaaagatgggccgaggttcacctctttgtgaacaagtgcgtgagaaaatagtcgaacagtttaaggacaatgttcctcaacgtacaattgcaaaggaatttagggatttcatcatctacgctccataatatcatcaaaaggttcagagaatctggagaaatcactgcatgtaagcggcaaggccgaaaaccaacactgaatgcccgtgaccttcgatccctcaggcggcactgcatcaaaaaccgacatcaatgtgtaaaggatatcaccatttGGGGATTAGGTacccttcagaaaaccaatgtcagtaaatacagtttggcgctacatcagtaagtgcaacttgaaactctactatgcaaagcaaaagccatttatcgacaacactcagaaatgccgccggcttctctgggcccgagctcatctaagatggactgatacaaagtggaaaagtgttctgtggtccgacgagtccacatttcaaatagttttgggcaattgtggatgtcgtgtcgtccgggccaaagaggaaaaagaaccatcgggactgttatagacgcaaagttcaaaagccagcatctgtgatggtatggggctgtgttagtgccaatggcatgggtaacttacacatctgtgaaggcaccattaatgctgaaaggtacatacaggttttggagaaacatatgctgccatccaagcaatgtctttttcatggacgcccctgctgatttcagcaagacaatgccaaaccacattctgcacgtgttacaacagcgtggcttcgtagtaagaaagtgcgggtactagactggcctgcctgcagtcgagacctgtctcccattgaaaatgcgtggcacattatgaatcgtaaaatacgacaacggagaccccagactgttgaacaactgaagctgtacatcaagcaagaatgggaaagaattccacctacaaagcttcaacaattagtgtcctcagttccaaaatgtttattgaatgttgttaaaagaaaaggtgatgtaacacagtggtaaacgtgaccctgtcccagcttttttggaacgtgttgcagccataaaattcaaagttaatgattatttgctaaaaacaataaagtttatcagcttgaacattaactatctcgtctttgtagtgtattcaattaaatataggtcgaacatgatttgcaaatcattgtattctgtttttatttacgtttaacacaacgtcccaacttcattggaattggggttgtatacaaGGTTTCATTATCTTTTGCTTTGTGTGTCAATTTTACAGCAAACTTCAGCTTGGAgggacaaacagcttgaagaaagCACACTTTGCGTCCTATTTGGACAACTGAATGAGAACAGGCACTAAGGAATAAAgtgctttaaaaagtgtgttttaatcagTTAAAGTGTGCTTTaataggtttgaatgtgtttaaGGCATGTGGCAGGGGTCAAACTATTAAAACCGGGTTTTTAATACAGTCTCTATATCGTCGGTGGGTGTGGTATTTACAAATGTACTTCCTCTGTGTGAAATAATTTGAATGTTCTATCTATTCCTATAAGTTGCTGGcattgatagatgaacaaagatacattattttttatcatttttggaTCAATCACCACTgtagttgggaaacactgcattaTTTAAttgtgctggtgtacctaaATGTGTCTGGTGACTTGtaacacacaataataataaaaaaaaaaaattcaagctcAAGCTTAAGCTCACCAATGAATATGGCAAACTGGTTGAACCTCGGCACCTTGACAGTTGGGGGTGAATCCTGAACAGTGAGAGTGTATCTTGGCAGGCCGGTCTTTGCGTGGCAGAGCGTGAGTGACAGGTCGGCGTCGGTGTCCGTGCGAGTGCGCAGCCTCTTCCTAAGGACCGAGTAGGCCTGCCGTTCCCGCACGGCCGCCAGCAAGTCGGCCGGCAGCGCCAGACGGTTCGGGGCGCCATCTTCGCCGAGGCACATCTCCAGAATGGGCGATGGCATGGGCTGGCGGAACTTGGTGCAGACCAGGACGAAAACGGGCAGAGCAAAGGAGTCGTCGTCTTCCTCAGCGCTGGTTTCTTCCTGCAGGCAGTGGAGCCTCACTGCCCAGCCCAGCTGGACAAAGTGCTCCACGGCCAGGCGGATCACACTCTCCTGAGCCAGCGTGATACACACGTACCTTCCTCCAATGGTGAGCACACGTCCCacctgtaaacacacacaaatatacgcTTAGTGATTGTTTACCATATTTACCAGAGTACTTTTACACAGGTAGCAGCAATTATTTTTCTCCTCATTTGGAGCGCAATGCAGAGAtaagtgtaattttttttttttttttaaagtttacatGTTCCTCCTCAGATTCTTAATGGTGTGGTCCAAAATGCActttacaaatgaaaatgtgacaaGTTAAAACgatgacatacagtaaaatattaatttaagtgGGTCGGGACTTAATTGAAGTGGGTCTCAGCTCCAAATCAAAGTCCTGTGTCTTTTGTGGAATTTGAATTTTAAAGTAGCACTTGTCTGTTGGAATATATGGTTCTCAGAGTAAGGCCAGTATAGGCCCTCCTGACAATGATCTCCATATACTTTTGAGCCACCGACAACAAAGTTACTTTGCATCTGGAatagaatttttggggggggggggcgggggtgaaAGCGCTTAAATGAAAGCTGAAAGTTTACACATGCTGTGACTGCCATTTATTGTACCTCAGTGAGCATATTCCTCGCCAGCGCTCCTCCCTCTTCGGATGCCATCGCATCCAGGGTGCCTTTGTCTAGAGCGGCCTGGTAACACGCGGCCTCGTACGGCATCTGGGTGGCGTCCACTTGCTGGAATGTCAGGCCCGGTCGCCGCTCGGCATTGCGCTGGTTCATGTGGGACACCACCGTCTCACTGATGTCAATGTTGGTCAGGTGCTTGTAGCCCACGTCGTGAAGCTGCTCGCTCAGCTCAGAGTTGCCGCAGCCCACCACCAGCACCTGAAATACAAATTTGATAGCTTTTGGCCTGTCCTTGTCTTCTATTTAACCTATTTTGACCGTCTGCAATTAGTTCACAATTTCACGGCAAGGCCTTTGTCTAGATCGCATACGTTCAGCCAGATAATTTCCATTGTGTCATTCTTGCGGAGGCTTCCTGTAGATTTTGGGATTCAATACAAAATTTTAACTTACAGGTCATCGGACAAGTTTGTAGATCCAGGGACATATCTGAAGCACTTTGCACGTTCCGTGAAAAGGTCTATACAAATAAGAATAAATTACTTATATTTCCCTTAAACAGAACAGTAAGAGAAGCCACTATCGAATTAGGCTGATCATCTggaaataagaaaagaaaaaaaaaaaccctcaatcGTTTTAGACTaatttcctcttcttttcccCCGTCACTTACAATACTTGCATTGCGTATCATAATCAAGCTGGAAAATCAACTGCATGTACTGTAATATATGAGTTTTATATGCAACAAATCTACCGTCTTTACATGACAGCTGTCATTTAAAAGACTGACCCGTCACCGGGTTTTGTGTTAAAATCGATTGCCTATGACTGCATACCGTAAACCAAGGATTTGTTTACCTGGTCTTTCATTTTGATGTACTTGTGCAGCACGCCGCATAGTTTGTTGTAGTCTCCATACCACTCGAATGACTTCTCACCACGCTTCTTAAAAAATCTCTCCCAGTATTCAGCGGTACTGAATTCCTCGGAAGTTCGGGGtaacaaactcatttttgctttgacctaaATCGACGTTTTATATTTTGCACAAAACAATCTGGCGCTCTGTGACAGCTAGTATTCTAATCAGACCATCACTGCCCTTGCAACCTCCCTCATGGTAATGTTTTAGCCCGGACAACATTACAAGCCGTACGGCTATCTGATTGGATACTCTATTTTGGAACGCTCGCTGATTGGTTAAAACTTGACGCGCTGCTTTCCCTTGGTTGTCGCTTGGTGCTTGGCCTCGGTAGTCCGTATGAAAATAACACCGGCTGATTGTTTctggtttatttttcatttggaaGAACAAGACAAGTAGTCTAAATAATGAATACGAAAACACGTATTTGATTCCTAAATATAATACGTGTTTTCAAGATTAATatgaaactgttttaaattatgtttcaAGCTGTCCACATAGTCAAACACCGTAGAAGAAGAAACGGAagacgacgaagaagaagacaatCCATCATGGCGTTGCCGGCAGGACGTGCGGTGGTGTTTGTGACTGGAAACGCGAAAAAACTTGAAGAGGTAAgcgaagtttttttttttcgtaataGCGAAATGAATGAAGCCTCTTATACACATTCCGGGGAGACGTATTAGAACGATTCATTTAGACTCAACTCGGGGCGTTTTCTTGCACGCTAGAGACACCTGCTGGGTACCTGTAGTGCGGCCAAGCCATACTAATCGATTACCGATTTACGATGCTTCACAGGTAGTTCAGATTCTTGGCGACAAGTTTCCCTACAAACTTATCTCAAAGAAAATTGACTGTAAGTAAAACGTTTTTGTAGTATTAATAATTAATCCAAATATATGACTACTTTGCAAAGTTTTATCACCTGCTTGCCTAAGTGTTACTCAGTTTACTGATTACTGTTACTATTAATAAGAGGGATAAAAGTGTGAATTTTGCTGCTGTGACAGCAATTTAAAATTCTCAAACTGGATGAATAACGTTTCTATCTGTCAATCAATCCACCCGCCCATCTTTGTAGTACCCGAATACCAAGGAGAACCAGATGAGATTTCCATACAGAAGTGCAAGGAGGCTGCAAGAGAGGTATACTCGCTACTAGAAAATCAATTTGGATGCAAGCATGAATGCCCTGTAgcctatcactaacctatgctaacacaGTAGTCAATGAGTAAATATGTGTGTAAAAACACTTGTAGGCCATAATTATGaaacagtcaaataaaaaactaaGTACGATTGTACCTGCGCGTCCCTTCTTGTCCCCCTTGAGCACATATTTCTATTGGCTTTTAGAGTTAGGAACAGTGATTACATTTCATGAATATCAGTTACGGCAGTGGAGGGAGCTGTGGGGCGAGGGGCGCAAAAGAAGAATCCCTTAAATTTGGGTGCAGAATCAGTTTTCTTCTGAACTACTCCtagtggttttttttctctcattttccttgcTTTTTCAGTAACTAAAGCCTGCACTGTTGGTCTTGAAGCTTATTGTTCTGTTCTATGTTCAGATTGATGGACCGGTCATAGTGGAGGACACCTGTCTGTGTTTCAAGGCATTGGGAGGCTTGCCAGGCCCCTACATGTTAGTCTTGTGACTAtaacatatataatataattaaatcattacattttaaGGCAATTTCaacgtaaatgtttttttttttttttttttgtagaaagtGGTTCCTGGATAAACTCAAGCCAGAAGGTGAGCAATCGAGTCATGTTATTAAATTGAATGGCAAACATCTCATCGTGTGTTCTCTTCAAAGGCTTGTACAAACTCCTCGCTGGCTTTGAGGATAAATCCGCATGGGCCCTCTGCACATTTGCGTTCACGTCCGGAAAAGACGAACCGGTGCAGCTGTTCAGAGGAATAACACAGGTCTCGCTTATCTCCCTTCCCTGTCACGCCCTCAACCTTTTCATGTTTGTCTCATGTGACGTCATTTGTATTTCTTTCAGGGGCGCATCGTGGAGCCAAGGGGACCTCGAGACTTTGGCTGGGACCCCTGTTTCCAGCCGGAAGGCTACGACAAAACGTAGGAGCTTGTGCTTTATTCTTACCACATGGGGGACCCAGAGATCAACTGTGGCTTGTACAGCTATGTAGCCAAAGCATTGATAAATCAACAAATCATAGTGATGGAgtaaaaagtat is part of the Phyllopteryx taeniolatus isolate TA_2022b chromosome 7, UOR_Ptae_1.2, whole genome shotgun sequence genome and harbors:
- the itpa gene encoding inosine triphosphate pyrophosphatase isoform X3 gives rise to the protein MFQAVHIVKHRRRRNGRRRRRRQSIMALPAGRAVVFVTGNAKKLEEIDGPVIVEDTCLCFKALGGLPGPYIKWFLDKLKPEGLYKLLAGFEDKSAWALCTFAFTSGKDEPVQLFRGITQGRIVEPRGPRDFGWDPCFQPEGYDKTYAELPKEVKNSISHRYRALVAMSEHFSTNAKRKKTDD
- the itpa gene encoding inosine triphosphate pyrophosphatase isoform X1, with translation MFQAVHIVKHRRRRNGRRRRRRQSIMALPAGRAVVFVTGNAKKLEEVVQILGDKFPYKLISKKIDLPEYQGEPDEISIQKCKEAAREIDGPVIVEDTCLCFKALGGLPGPYIKWFLDKLKPEGLYKLLAGFEDKSAWALCTFAFTSGKDEPVQLFRGITQGRIVEPRGPRDFGWDPCFQPEGYDKTYAELPKEVKNSISHRYRALVAMSEHFSTNAKRKKTDD
- the itpa gene encoding inosine triphosphate pyrophosphatase isoform X2, with translation MALPAGRAVVFVTGNAKKLEEVVQILGDKFPYKLISKKIDLPEYQGEPDEISIQKCKEAAREIDGPVIVEDTCLCFKALGGLPGPYIKWFLDKLKPEGLYKLLAGFEDKSAWALCTFAFTSGKDEPVQLFRGITQGRIVEPRGPRDFGWDPCFQPEGYDKTYAELPKEVKNSISHRYRALVAMSEHFSTNAKRKKTDD
- the mettl13 gene encoding eEF1A lysine and N-terminal methyltransferase; protein product: MSLLPRTSEEFSTAEYWERFFKKRGEKSFEWYGDYNKLCGVLHKYIKMKDQVLVVGCGNSELSEQLHDVGYKHLTNIDISETVVSHMNQRNAERRPGLTFQQVDATQMPYEAACYQAALDKGTLDAMASEEGGALARNMLTEVGRVLTIGGRYVCITLAQESVIRLAVEHFVQLGWAVRLHCLQEETSAEEDDDSFALPVFVLVCTKFRQPMPSPILEMCLGEDGAPNRLALPADLLAAVRERQAYSVLRKRLRTRTDTDADLSLTLCHAKTGLPRYTLTVQDSPPTVKVPRFNQFAIFIVPQGSETAWLYSSSEGRRQLAASANFRRLVIVAMHRNQEYADMQAVQSELSPMVMDLAPPGMPDNQQVPFLSVGGDLGWREEVSRGVSEHSGEYCVENVRGEDGELYRRLVFLSNAALVQSESRLVSSNSTSGLKKKNKKKTKPPSSSSLPVHSGFLCCAHHEVMVAGLAMLGIGKDKNKDIPVSVLVVGLGGGGLPQFLRDFVPGVSVEVVELDPVVLEVATEWFHFRPDDRLTVTLGDGLERICALEKEGGRLFDAIMFDVDNKDSTLGMSCPPAAFVETSILHKVSRLLTPKGIFILNLVCRDSTLRKDVLERVSRMFPAILSRKIDGEVNEVLLCRRESVGNMPSLKQAGHDLQRALRSGMTHNPKIDIAELLKDMKVT